A region of Clarias gariepinus isolate MV-2021 ecotype Netherlands chromosome 25, CGAR_prim_01v2, whole genome shotgun sequence DNA encodes the following proteins:
- the LOC128513199 gene encoding cysteinyl leukotriene receptor 2-like, translated as MDSRNSSRNQCNHSEEYKFTTYTVVFSLVFIFGLLVNAVALYVFLKLSVKNRLSTIFLIHLAVSDLIFIFTLPLRIAFYSSSLSGMQSSSNNHLSLACRFSTFLFYISMYCSIFFLTALSLCRYLVLAGQIRLQNSEACKWARLLCWGIWVFVVGGNIIYISLVSGFDMKTGGCMEPEGRESWAFLYNLNLVVLVICFLLPLTVVLICYSLMIRHILRIQAGQRQRDVALICLVLVIFCVCFLPYHIQRTLHLHYVINLDTERCQLLANLQKSVVVTLCFAAVNSCLDPLIFLFVGHGFKAGLNQLFAYVHHSWTIENTNLSSISPAVVHLPLVREPNTMDRDQAASPELQLSPKSGISESVTL; from the coding sequence ATGGACAGCAGAAACTCCTCACGTAATCAATGTAACCACTCAGAGGAATACAAGTTCACCACTTACACCGTGGTCTTTAGCCTGGTCTTCATTTTTGGTCTCTTGGTCAATGCTGTTGCTCTGTACGTCTTCCTCAAGCTCTCAGTAAAGAATCGTCTCTCTACCATTTTTCTCATCCACCTAGCAGTATCAGACCTCATCTTCATCTTTACCCTGCCTCTAAGGATTGCATTTTACTCCAGCAGTTTGTCTGGTATGCAGAGTTCTTCCAACAACCATTTGAGTCTCGCCTGCCGTTTCTCCACCTTCTTGTTCTACAtcagcatgtactgtagcatcTTCTTTTTGACAGCCCTTAGCTTGTGCCGCTATCTGGTGCTGGCAGGTCAAATTCGGCTCCAGAACAGTGAGGCTTGCAAATGGGCTCGTTTATTGTGCTGGGGAATCTGGGTCTTTGTGGTTGGCGGaaacattatttacattagTCTAGTTTCTGGGTTCGACATGAAGACAGGGGGATGCATGGAACCTGAAGGAAGAGAGTCCTGGGCTTTTCTATATAATTTAAACCTGGTGGTGCTAGTTATCTGCTTTTTGCTTCCGCTAACAGTAGTGTTGATTTGCTACTCCCTCATGATCAGACACATCCTGAGGATCCAGGCTGGCCAAAGGCAGCGTGACGTGGCTCTGATCTGCTTGGTGCTTGtgattttttgtgtttgtttcctgCCCTACCACATCCAACGCACACTCCACCTCCATTACGTGATAAATCTGGACACAGAACGGTGCCAATTGCTGGCCAACTTGCAGAAATCGGTGGTGGTGACCCTGTGCTTTGCTGCTGTGAACAGTTGCCTGGATCCgcttatttttctgtttgtggGACATGGCTTCAAAGCAGGGCTAAATCAGTTATTTGCTTATGTACACCATTCTTGGACAATAGAGAATACCAATTTAAGTTCCATAAGTCCAGCTGTTGTACACCTACCACTGGTTAGAGAACCAAATACCATGGACAGGGACCAAGCTGCCTCTCCGGAATTGCAACTTTCCCCAAAAAGTGGTATTTCTGAATCTGTAACTTTGTAA